The DNA segment GGGGATTTCACATCTGTCTTATGGAACCGCCTGCGCACGCTTTACGCCCAGTAATTCCGATTAACGCTCGCACCCTACGTATTACCGCGGCTGCTGGCACGTAGTTAGCCGGTGCTTCTTCTTCAGGTACCGTCATTAGTAGCCCGTATTAAGGACCACCGTTTCGTTCCTGCCGAAAGAGCTTTACAACCCGAAGGCCTTCTTCACTCACGCGGAATGGCTGGATCAGGGTTGCCCCCATTGTCCAAAATTCCCCACTGCTGCCTCCCGTAGGAGTCTGGACCGTGTCTCAGTTCCAGTGTGGCTGGTCGTCCTCTCAGACCAGCTACGGATCGTCGCCTTGGTGAGCCTTTACCCCACCAACTAGCTAATCCGATATCGGCCGCTCCCATCGCGCGAGGCCTTACGGTCCCCCGCTTTCACCCTCAGGTCGTATGCGGTATTAGCACAACTTTCGCTGTGTTATCCCCCACGACGGGGTACGTTCCGATATGTTACTCACCCGTTCGCCGCTCGCCGCCAGGGTTGCCCCCGCGCTGCCGCTCGACTTGCATGTGTAAAGCATTCCGCCAGCGTTCAATCTGAGCCAGGATCAAACTCTTCAGTTCAATCTGTCTTTTTTACTACTCGCTCAAACGAATCTCAGAGGCTAAATTTGCATTTAACCTTACTGTTTGTTTCGTGTAAGCACTTGCTTTTAATACTCTTAGCATCCAGCAGCAGCAGATCCTTCACGCAACCCTTCCGGATTACCCTCAGAACTCAACCCTCGTCTTTCGACTCCGGTCAGCCACCGTCCCTTCGATTTCGGAACGACAGCCCACCACCACCTCCAGCACAGCAAGCACCTACACCTATCGGTTGTTTGGTTTTTAAAGAACGTTACCGCTTTGTTGCACTCAGCGGCGAAGAGGGGCGCATTATACGGACCGATTTTTTTTGGTCAATACTTTCGCCGAAAAAATCTTAATCAATCTCAAATAAGAGTCACGCGCGCGAATTTTCGCTTGCCCACTTGCAGTACGACACTCGCCCCGGCGCTCAACGCCGCATTGCGATCGCCGACTTTCTCGCCATTGATCCGCACGCCACCGCCATCGATCATGCGCAGGGCGTCAGACGTGCTCGGCGTCAGGCCGGCAGCCTTCAGCACCTGGGCCAGCGATCCCGCGGCAACGCTGACCTCGGGCATATCGTCGGGCAATACGCCGCGCTGGAACCGGGCCTCGAACTCGGCCAGCGCCTCGTCCGCATCCCTGGGCGAATGAAAGCGGGCGACGATCTCCTGCCCCAGCAACACCTTCACATCGCGCGGATTACGCCCTTCGGCAACCTCGCGCTTGAAACGCGCAATCTCGTCATTGCCGCGGAACGAAAGCAATTCGTAGTAACGCCACATCAGTTCATCCGACACCGACATCAATTTGCCGAAAATTTCGGTGGGCGACTCGGCAATGCCGATGTAATTACCGAGGGATTTCGACATCTTGTTGACGCCGTCCAGGCCCTCCAGCAGGGGCATCATCAGCACGCACTGCGGTGACTGGCCGTAGTGTTTCTGCAGTTCACGCCCAACCAGCAGATTGAACTTCTGGTCGGTACCGCCCAGTTCGACATCGGACTTCATCGCCACCGAATCGTATCCCTGGCACAAGGGATAGAGGAATTCATGGATGGCAATCGGCTGGCCGCCCGTGTAACGCTTGGAAAAGTCGTCACGTTCCAGCATGCGCGCCACGGTGTGGCGCGCAGCAAGCTTGATCATGCCGGCCGCGCCGAGCGGTTCGAACCAGGTCGAGTTGAAGCAAACCTCAGTCTTCTGCGGGTCGAGTATCTTGAACACCTGCTCGCGGTAGGTGTCGGCATTTTCCAGGATCTGCTCCCGCGACAACGGCGGGCGAGTCGTGTTCTTGCCGCTCGGATCGCCGATCATCCCGGTGAAGTCACCGATCAGGAACATGACGTGGTGGCCGAGATCCTGGAAGTGCCTCAGCTTGTTGATCAGCACGGTATGCCCGAGATGCAGGTCCGGTGCGGTCGGATCGAAGCCGGCCTTGACGCGCAGGGGCCGGCCGGACTTCAGCTTTTCGACGAGTTCGGCCTCGATCAGCAGTTCGTCGGCGCCGCGCTTGATCAGCGCCAGTTGGGAGTCGATATCGACCATGTGAGGTAGCCCGGTTTGACGGAAGGGGGATTTTTGCTACACTCGCCCGACTATCAAGCCGGTCCGCCCATCCAATTGTACGAAAACAAGAGCGGGATTTTAGCGCAAGTCCTTCATTACCGATCCGAACGACCCGGGCACTTCCGGGCCGGCATGGGTGTGGTCGGCGTTTCGCTTTTCAGCATGGTGGCGGCGTTTGGTACCGTGAATGACGCCCCCTTGGCAGACATTCCCCGCCAACAAGTGGTCGAGCAACTGGCTCTGCCCCCGCTCACCGCATCTGCAGACAACGGCCAGAGCTTCCTGCGCGAAGAACGGGTACAGCGCGGCGACACGGTAATGGGATTGCTGCAGCGCCTCGGCGTTGACGATCCGGCCGCCGTCGGCTTCCTCAAAGGCAGTGCTTCCACCCAAAGCCTGTTTCGCCAACTCAGCCCGGGCAAGAATCTGACGGCACGGACGGGGCCGCAGGGCGAACTGCAGACACTGGTTTTCCCGCTCAACGGTGGCAAGGACCAAGCCCTGGTCGTCGAACGCCAGGGCGACAAGTTTTCCGCTTCGGAACAGCCGCTGTCGCTTGAAACCCAGGTCGTGATGAAGTCCGCCGAGATTCGTTATTCACTGTTTGGCGCCTCCGATGCGGCCGGAATTCCCGACTCGGTTGCGACCCAGCTGGCCGATATTTTTGGCGGCGACATCGATTTCCATCGGGATCTGCGCAAGGGCGACCGTTTTGCCGTGATCTACGAATCCATCAATTATCTCGGCCGCCCCGTGCGCAGCGGACGCATACTCGCCGCCGAGTTCGTCAATAACGGCAAGACTTATCGCGCCGCATGGTTCGCCGATCCTGCTGGCGGCGAAAACAGCAGTGGTTATTACACCGCTGACGGCAAGAACATCCGCAAGGCCTTCCTGCGCTCGCCGCTGGAATTCTCGCGCATCACCTCGGGCTTCACGTCCGCCCGCTTCCATCCCGTATTGCAGAAATGGCGCGCGCACAAGGGCATCGACTATGGCGCCCCGGTCGGCACCCGGGTCAAGGCTACCGGCAACGGCACGGTCGAGTATGTGGGCGTACAAGGAGGCTATGGCAAGGTCGTCATCCTGCGCCATCAAAGCCGCTACACCACGCTCTACGGCCACCTCTCGGGCTTTGCGCCGGGATTGCGTCGCGGCAATCGCATCAACCAGGGCGATGTAATCGGCTTTGTGGGCGCCACCGGGCTGGCCAGCGGCCCGCACCTGCATTACGAGTTCCGCGTCAGCGACGTGCATCAGAATCCACTGGCAATGGCCCTGCCCAGTGCGCCGCCATTGTTGCCCCAGCAGCTTGGTCTGTTCCGGGCACATACCGAGGCCCATCTCGCCCGCCTTGATCTGATTCGCGGATTCAGCCTCGCCCAGGCTGACTGACATGGCATCCCCTGCGCCGCTGGTCGTGGGGCTGATGTCCGGCACCAGCCTTGATGGCGTCGACGCCGCCCTGGTCGACTTCTCCGAAACCCATCCCCGCACCCTGGCGACTGCGTGGCTGCCGTATTCGGATGCCATCCGCACACAAGCCCTGCAACTGCAGGCTGCACGACACGACGAAATTCACTCTGCCGCGCTGCTCGCCAACGATCTGGCACGTTGCTACGCGGCAGCTGTGCATCAGGTGCTGACCAATGCCGGTGTTGAAGCCACGCGGATCGCTGCCATTGGTTGCCACGGCCAAACCATCCGCCATCAGCCGGCGGCCGGTTATAGCGTGCAGTTGAACAATCCGGCGCTGCTTGCCGAACTGGCCGGAATCGCCGTGGTGGCTGATTTCCGCAGCCGCGACATTGCCGCCGGTGGTCAAGGCGCACCGCTGGTGCCTGCCTTTCATGCAGCCGTTTTTGGCGATCCTGGTCGGCATCGCGTGATTCTCAACATCGGCGGCATTGCCAACCTCACGGACCTGAATCCAGGCAAACCAGTGAAGGGCTTCGACTGCGGCCCGGGCAACCTGCTGATGGATGCATGGATCGAACGTCACCAAGGGCAGCGTTACGATGAAGCGGGCCATTGGGCCGCCCAGGGGCAGGTGCTCCCGGAGCTGCTGCTTCGCTTGATGAACGATGTCTTCTTCGCAGCAAACCCGCCCAAGAGCTGCGGCCGCGACGAATTCCACATGCCCTGGCTGGAGGGTCATCTTGCCGGCGGTGAACGGCCCGAGGACGTCCAGGCCACTCTGCTCGAACTCACCGTCCTGTCGGCAACGCAAGCCATCAACCGCTGGTGCGGCGAACCCGACGAACTTTTCGTCTGTGGCGGAGGCGCACGGAACAGTGCCCTCATGGCCCGCCTGCAACACCATCTGCCCAATCGCCGTGTCGCCAGCACCGACTCTCTGGGCCAGCCGGCGGACTGGGTCGAAGCAGTGGCCTTTGCCTGGCTCGCATGGCGAACCCTGCATGAAAAATCGGGGAATCTGCCAGAGGTAACAGGAGCCTGCGGTACGCGGGTACTTGGCGCAATCTATCCGCGGTAAACGACGAGGGCGCCGGGTCGATGACCCGGCGCCCTCGTTTCAGCCCGATAGATCAGGCCGAGAAGGACGATCCGCAGCCGCAGGTCGATTGGGCATTCGGATTCTTGATCACGAATTGCGAACCCTCAAGCCCTTCGGAGTAATCAATCTCGGCGCCCACCAGATACTGGTAGCTCATCGGATCGATCAGCAACGACACGCCGTTCTTTTCCATCACGGTATCGTCTTCGTTGGTCACTTCGTCGAAAGTGAAGCCGTACTGAAAACCGGAGCAGCCGCCGCCGGTCACGAACACGCGCAGCTTGAGTTCGGGATTGCCTTCCTCGGCGATCAGTTCCTTGACCTTGCTCGCCGCGTTATCCGTGAAATTGAGCGGTGCGGGCATTTCGGTGGGTGCGTTCATGGTGTTCTCCTGGGGAATTCTGTAATGGTGTACTAAATAAGTCCAGTAATTATGATTGCAATGGCGCAGAAGGTCAATTGCTTGCCGCCAGCTTCAATTCCACCGCTTTCGCCGGCAGGCCCTGATGGACCAGGCGGCCTTGCACCACTGCGCCGAGATGCATCTCGATCGTGCTGTACTCGACATCACCCGTGACCCGGGCGCGCGTCTGAAGTTCAAGAAAATCGCTGGAATGCACCGGGCCGATGACGGTCCCGTTGATGACCAGATGGGAAACCGATATTTCTCCCTCGATCCGCGCGTGCTCGCTGATCACCAGCGTCGCCGGCTGCCCTTCGGCGCCGCGAACATTGCCCTTGATTTCACCATCGACACGCAGGCCGCCAGTAAAGGTCACATCCCCGACCAATGAGGTGCCGACACCTATCAGACTATCGATGCGACCTTGCGGCTTGCTGGTTTTCTTGCTGAACATTGCTGAGATCTCCTGACCTGTATTTGCTACGACGCCACACCGCTCAAAGAGCCACGCTCTGACTGGCCCTGACCACGCCATCCTGGATCAAGCGGGCTTCGACACGCTGTATTCGCGCCTCGGCCGCAACCTTGAATGTACCTTCCAAGCGCCGAAAGTAGCGGAAACTCACCTGATACTGGCTGGCAGCGGGATCACCGGCGGCGGGAAACTGCATCATAGCAGTCTCTTTGCCTCGCTGCACGGTGGCGACCAGCTGGACCATGCCATTGAATTCCTTGTCTTTTTTATCCCCGGTCTGCGCTACCAGAAGTCGGTACCGATACTGCCCCCCGCCGACGGGGAGAATCTGCAACCGACTGATCGCAATTCCGGAATTTCCGGCCTGCCCCCCCGCCAGATTCTCGAAGGTCGCCAGATCCGACTTGAGGCGGGTGTTTTCTTCTTCCAGGGTCCTGATCTGAAGGGAAAGCTGCTCCAGCGAGGTACTTTCGATGCGCAAGCGGCTTTCACTGGCGTTCGCCACCTTGCGGGCGCTTTCGAGGTCGAGTTCCAGTTTGGCGATATGCTCGCGCATGCCGGCAATTTCCTGCTCGCTCGCGCCCTGGTGAAATCCCGCGAAGCGTTGCCCGG comes from the Sulfuritalea hydrogenivorans sk43H genome and includes:
- the tyrS gene encoding tyrosine--tRNA ligase, whose protein sequence is MVDIDSQLALIKRGADELLIEAELVEKLKSGRPLRVKAGFDPTAPDLHLGHTVLINKLRHFQDLGHHVMFLIGDFTGMIGDPSGKNTTRPPLSREQILENADTYREQVFKILDPQKTEVCFNSTWFEPLGAAGMIKLAARHTVARMLERDDFSKRYTGGQPIAIHEFLYPLCQGYDSVAMKSDVELGGTDQKFNLLVGRELQKHYGQSPQCVLMMPLLEGLDGVNKMSKSLGNYIGIAESPTEIFGKLMSVSDELMWRYYELLSFRGNDEIARFKREVAEGRNPRDVKVLLGQEIVARFHSPRDADEALAEFEARFQRGVLPDDMPEVSVAAGSLAQVLKAAGLTPSTSDALRMIDGGGVRINGEKVGDRNAALSAGASVVLQVGKRKFARVTLI
- a CDS encoding M23 family metallopeptidase yields the protein MGVVGVSLFSMVAAFGTVNDAPLADIPRQQVVEQLALPPLTASADNGQSFLREERVQRGDTVMGLLQRLGVDDPAAVGFLKGSASTQSLFRQLSPGKNLTARTGPQGELQTLVFPLNGGKDQALVVERQGDKFSASEQPLSLETQVVMKSAEIRYSLFGASDAAGIPDSVATQLADIFGGDIDFHRDLRKGDRFAVIYESINYLGRPVRSGRILAAEFVNNGKTYRAAWFADPAGGENSSGYYTADGKNIRKAFLRSPLEFSRITSGFTSARFHPVLQKWRAHKGIDYGAPVGTRVKATGNGTVEYVGVQGGYGKVVILRHQSRYTTLYGHLSGFAPGLRRGNRINQGDVIGFVGATGLASGPHLHYEFRVSDVHQNPLAMALPSAPPLLPQQLGLFRAHTEAHLARLDLIRGFSLAQAD
- a CDS encoding anhydro-N-acetylmuramic acid kinase; translation: MASPAPLVVGLMSGTSLDGVDAALVDFSETHPRTLATAWLPYSDAIRTQALQLQAARHDEIHSAALLANDLARCYAAAVHQVLTNAGVEATRIAAIGCHGQTIRHQPAAGYSVQLNNPALLAELAGIAVVADFRSRDIAAGGQGAPLVPAFHAAVFGDPGRHRVILNIGGIANLTDLNPGKPVKGFDCGPGNLLMDAWIERHQGQRYDEAGHWAAQGQVLPELLLRLMNDVFFAANPPKSCGRDEFHMPWLEGHLAGGERPEDVQATLLELTVLSATQAINRWCGEPDELFVCGGGARNSALMARLQHHLPNRRVASTDSLGQPADWVEAVAFAWLAWRTLHEKSGNLPEVTGACGTRVLGAIYPR
- the erpA gene encoding iron-sulfur cluster insertion protein ErpA, with amino-acid sequence MNAPTEMPAPLNFTDNAASKVKELIAEEGNPELKLRVFVTGGGCSGFQYGFTFDEVTNEDDTVMEKNGVSLLIDPMSYQYLVGAEIDYSEGLEGSQFVIKNPNAQSTCGCGSSFSA
- a CDS encoding bactofilin family protein; protein product: MFSKKTSKPQGRIDSLIGVGTSLVGDVTFTGGLRVDGEIKGNVRGAEGQPATLVISEHARIEGEISVSHLVINGTVIGPVHSSDFLELQTRARVTGDVEYSTIEMHLGAVVQGRLVHQGLPAKAVELKLAASN
- a CDS encoding DUF6776 family protein, which encodes MSVVLLSGASLALAGWIYDAGQRFAGFHQGASEQEIAGMREHIAKLELDLESARKVANASESRLRIESTSLEQLSLQIRTLEEENTRLKSDLATFENLAGGQAGNSGIAISRLQILPVGGGQYRYRLLVAQTGDKKDKEFNGMVQLVATVQRGKETAMMQFPAAGDPAASQYQVSFRYFRRLEGTFKVAAEARIQRVEARLIQDGVVRASQSVAL